In Arthrobacter ramosus, one DNA window encodes the following:
- a CDS encoding methylenetetrahydrofolate reductase — protein sequence MFPTRIEIIPSDGIVEKVQAAVPLSTALTVTCLPHHGIARTMEASIKLSLLGYNVIPHLSARGLEHRAQLSGILRDCGAAGIAEVFAIGGDGAQAAGPYRSSLPLLADIAEYSGGSITAGIAGYPEGHPSVSGLDLLDALLAKQHLATHVVTQMCFSAPKVLDYAALLRREGVDLPVWAGVAGAVPRTKLLALATQIGVGTSLKFLSNKGTTLARKLLGVDKYSPEGLVSELMAHPDGVSGIHLYSFNRLDMPTWERGDLPDPAASEAASA from the coding sequence ATGTTCCCCACCCGGATTGAAATCATTCCCTCGGACGGAATCGTTGAGAAAGTCCAGGCCGCTGTGCCGCTTTCCACTGCGCTCACCGTTACCTGCCTGCCCCATCACGGCATCGCACGGACCATGGAGGCTTCCATCAAGCTCAGCCTTCTGGGCTACAACGTGATTCCGCACCTCTCGGCGCGCGGGCTGGAGCACCGGGCGCAGCTTTCCGGCATCCTCCGGGACTGCGGGGCCGCCGGGATCGCGGAGGTCTTCGCCATCGGTGGAGACGGTGCGCAAGCTGCCGGCCCCTATCGATCGAGCCTTCCCCTCTTGGCGGACATCGCCGAGTACTCCGGCGGTAGCATCACCGCGGGCATCGCCGGTTACCCCGAGGGGCACCCTTCCGTGAGCGGACTGGACTTGCTGGATGCCCTGTTGGCCAAACAACATTTGGCCACGCACGTTGTCACGCAAATGTGCTTCTCCGCCCCGAAGGTCCTCGATTACGCAGCACTCCTGCGCCGCGAAGGGGTCGACCTGCCAGTGTGGGCCGGTGTTGCCGGGGCCGTTCCGCGGACAAAACTGCTGGCGCTCGCGACCCAGATCGGCGTCGGGACATCCCTGAAGTTCCTCAGTAACAAAGGAACCACCCTTGCCCGCAAGCTTCTAGGCGTGGACAAGTACTCACCGGAAGGCCTGGTTTCCGAACTCATGGCGCACCCGGATGGTGTCTCTGGAATCCATCTCTACAGTTTCAACCGACTGGACATGCCCACCTGGGAACGAGGCGATCTGCCCGATCCTGCGGCCAGCGAAGCCGCATCAGCGTAG
- the lipA gene encoding lipoyl synthase, giving the protein MTLAPEGRKLLRVEQRNKAVPVERKPEWIKAKVQMGPEFVGLKNLVKKEGLHTVCEEAGCPNIFECSEDKEATFLIGGSECTRRCDFCQIDTGKPSPVDMFEPTKVARSVQAMALRYATVTGVARDDLADEGVWLYAETVRKIHELNPGTGVELLIPDFSGKPEHIQAICDSNPEVFAHNVETVPRIFKRIRPAFRYDRSLDVITQGRAAGMVTKSNLILGMGETREEISEALTDLRAAGCDLITITQYLRPSERHLPVDRWVKPQEFVELATEAEETGFLGVMSGPLVRSSYRAGRLWATAMRKKGREIPAHLAHIAEGIQDSGTTRQEARTLLAHHTTA; this is encoded by the coding sequence ATGACCCTGGCACCTGAAGGCCGTAAGCTGCTGCGCGTTGAACAACGCAACAAAGCCGTCCCGGTCGAACGCAAGCCCGAGTGGATCAAGGCCAAGGTCCAGATGGGCCCGGAATTCGTGGGCCTGAAGAACCTCGTGAAAAAAGAAGGCCTGCACACCGTCTGCGAGGAAGCCGGCTGCCCGAACATCTTCGAGTGCTCGGAAGACAAGGAAGCGACCTTCCTGATCGGCGGCTCCGAATGCACCCGCCGCTGCGACTTCTGCCAGATCGACACCGGCAAACCCTCCCCCGTGGACATGTTCGAACCCACCAAGGTCGCCCGCTCCGTCCAGGCCATGGCCCTGCGCTACGCCACCGTCACCGGCGTCGCCCGCGACGACCTGGCAGACGAAGGCGTCTGGCTCTACGCCGAAACCGTCCGCAAGATCCACGAACTGAACCCCGGCACCGGCGTCGAACTGCTCATCCCCGACTTCTCCGGCAAACCCGAACACATCCAGGCGATCTGCGACTCGAACCCGGAGGTCTTCGCGCACAACGTCGAAACCGTGCCCCGGATCTTCAAGCGCATCCGCCCCGCGTTCCGCTACGACCGCTCCCTGGACGTCATCACCCAGGGCCGGGCCGCCGGCATGGTCACCAAATCCAACCTGATCCTGGGCATGGGCGAAACCCGGGAAGAGATCTCCGAAGCCCTTACCGACCTGCGCGCCGCCGGCTGTGACCTGATCACCATCACCCAGTACCTGCGCCCCTCCGAACGGCACCTGCCCGTGGACCGCTGGGTCAAACCCCAGGAATTCGTCGAACTCGCCACCGAAGCCGAGGAAACCGGCTTCCTCGGCGTCATGTCCGGCCCCCTGGTCCGCTCCTCCTACCGCGCCGGACGCCTCTGGGCCACCGCGATGCGCAAGAAAGGCCGCGAAATCCCCGCCCACCTGGCCCACATCGCCGAAGGCATCCAGGACTCCGGCACCACCCGCCAGGAAGCCCGCACCCTCCTCGCACACCACACGACGGCCTGA
- a CDS encoding IclR family transcriptional regulator: MIQSIDRAAKILGLLQGARRLGISELAAALELPPSTVHGLVKSLQAHGLVAQESSGNRYMLGPALLKLSSVYLDTLDVRARAMRWMHELSRRTGYATRLGVNLLGEVLIIHHDRRPDGTEQMPETGLNLPAHASALGKVLLAYNPEFENDVLSKPLAEFTGETITNPAVLRSQLEEVRKNALGLEYEEAVIGEASIAAPVYDESGTVIAVLSVVLSASEWPASEATVRELRDAAWTISRELGASVWSSQGAR; encoded by the coding sequence GTGATCCAGTCGATTGACCGAGCGGCCAAAATCCTCGGGCTCCTTCAGGGCGCCAGGCGCCTTGGAATCTCCGAACTGGCCGCCGCATTGGAGCTTCCGCCTTCCACGGTCCACGGACTCGTGAAATCGCTGCAGGCACACGGGCTGGTCGCCCAGGAAAGCTCCGGAAACCGCTACATGCTCGGGCCCGCGCTGCTGAAACTTTCGAGCGTCTACCTCGACACCCTTGACGTCCGGGCCCGCGCGATGCGGTGGATGCACGAGTTGTCCCGACGGACCGGTTACGCGACGCGACTGGGTGTGAACCTTCTCGGCGAAGTTTTGATCATTCATCACGACCGCCGCCCAGACGGCACAGAGCAAATGCCGGAAACAGGACTCAACCTGCCCGCCCACGCCTCTGCTCTCGGAAAAGTACTACTCGCCTACAACCCCGAGTTCGAAAACGACGTGCTCAGCAAGCCGCTGGCCGAATTTACCGGCGAAACCATTACCAACCCCGCAGTCCTCCGATCCCAGCTTGAGGAAGTGCGCAAGAACGCGCTCGGGTTGGAATACGAGGAAGCGGTGATTGGCGAAGCTTCCATCGCGGCCCCCGTCTACGATGAAAGCGGGACCGTCATCGCCGTTTTGTCGGTAGTGCTCTCCGCGAGCGAGTGGCCGGCAAGCGAGGCCACCGTCCGCGAACTCCGCGACGCCGCGTGGACAATTTCGCGGGAACTCGGAGCTTCCGTATGGTCCTCACAAGGCGCCCGCTAG
- a CDS encoding MIP/aquaporin family protein yields MDENRMWQRVAAEFLGTAFLVFVGVGSVPALAIARGNAPFTGSELGFISLSFGAVVIGTVYVFGYISGNHINPAVTVALAATGKFPWRDVPGYLAAQVLGAVAGSLAIIAVLGQKASELGLGVAAYGDIPVWQAFTAEFIGTFILVFTVFGVIHRKAAPGFAGIVIGFIVFAAIIPVAPATGASINPARTTGPMLVQFLMGGTVHWEQWPVYVVAELAAGVAAGLLFGLISRTQADRTSLTEALTEQESRA; encoded by the coding sequence ATGGACGAAAACCGCATGTGGCAGCGCGTCGCTGCCGAGTTCCTGGGGACCGCGTTCCTCGTGTTCGTAGGAGTAGGATCCGTCCCGGCCCTCGCCATCGCCCGCGGCAATGCGCCGTTTACCGGTTCGGAGCTGGGCTTCATCTCCCTGTCGTTTGGTGCAGTCGTCATTGGCACCGTCTACGTCTTCGGTTACATCTCGGGAAACCACATCAACCCCGCAGTGACCGTGGCGCTGGCCGCCACAGGGAAGTTCCCGTGGCGTGACGTGCCGGGATACCTCGCAGCCCAGGTACTGGGTGCTGTTGCAGGTTCCCTCGCGATCATTGCGGTCCTCGGCCAGAAGGCCAGTGAGCTGGGCCTCGGGGTGGCCGCCTATGGTGACATCCCCGTCTGGCAGGCTTTCACCGCTGAATTCATCGGCACGTTCATTCTGGTCTTCACGGTCTTCGGCGTGATCCACCGCAAGGCCGCACCGGGTTTCGCCGGGATTGTCATCGGCTTCATCGTGTTCGCCGCAATCATCCCCGTCGCGCCCGCCACGGGGGCATCGATCAACCCCGCCAGGACCACCGGGCCGATGCTCGTACAGTTCCTGATGGGCGGAACCGTTCACTGGGAGCAATGGCCTGTTTATGTTGTCGCCGAACTTGCCGCGGGCGTCGCCGCGGGATTGTTGTTCGGGCTCATCTCGCGCACCCAGGCTGACCGCACCTCGCTCACCGAGGCGCTGACCGAGCAGGAGTCCCGGGCGTGA
- the dhaK gene encoding dihydroxyacetone kinase subunit DhaK, protein MNKLINSPQTLLADALRGVAAAHGQLSVDFENRIVFSTAPREGRVALVSGGGSGHEPLHSGFVGAGMLDAACAGEIFTSPTPDQILAAATRVDTGAGVLFVVKNYTGDLLNFEMAAELAREQGIEVATVVVADDVAVEDSTWTAGRRGVGTTLILEKVAGAAAARGWSLEKVHGLAERTAHAGRSMGAALTSCTVPAVGRPSFDLPEGEMELGVGIHGEPGRKRVPVMSAAELSHALVESITTDYDLGGKPVIALLTGLGGTPLIELYAMFAEVSDRLNERNIKVARSLVGNYVTSLDMAGCSLTLVGVDDEILDLWDAPVNTPAIRWQD, encoded by the coding sequence GTGAACAAGCTGATCAACTCCCCGCAGACTCTGCTGGCAGACGCCCTGCGCGGTGTCGCCGCCGCGCACGGCCAACTTTCCGTTGATTTCGAGAACCGCATCGTTTTCAGCACCGCACCACGGGAGGGACGCGTCGCACTGGTCTCCGGAGGTGGCTCGGGCCATGAACCGCTGCACAGCGGGTTCGTCGGCGCAGGGATGCTGGATGCCGCGTGCGCCGGTGAGATCTTTACATCACCGACGCCCGACCAGATTCTGGCCGCCGCCACCCGGGTGGACACCGGGGCGGGGGTGCTCTTCGTGGTGAAAAACTACACCGGCGACCTGCTCAACTTTGAAATGGCCGCCGAACTCGCCCGGGAGCAGGGAATCGAGGTGGCCACCGTTGTCGTCGCAGACGACGTCGCGGTGGAGGACTCCACCTGGACAGCGGGCCGGCGCGGTGTCGGCACCACGCTGATTCTGGAAAAAGTTGCCGGCGCAGCAGCTGCCCGCGGCTGGTCCCTTGAGAAGGTACACGGGCTCGCCGAACGGACCGCCCATGCCGGGCGTTCCATGGGGGCAGCACTCACCAGCTGCACTGTTCCTGCCGTCGGCAGGCCCAGCTTCGACCTCCCCGAGGGCGAAATGGAACTCGGCGTCGGCATCCACGGCGAGCCAGGACGCAAGCGTGTGCCGGTGATGTCGGCCGCGGAACTCTCGCACGCGTTGGTCGAGTCGATCACCACCGACTATGACCTCGGCGGCAAACCTGTCATCGCTTTGCTGACCGGCCTGGGAGGAACCCCGCTGATCGAGCTCTACGCAATGTTCGCCGAGGTCTCCGACCGACTCAACGAACGCAATATAAAGGTAGCGCGCTCGTTGGTCGGCAATTACGTCACCAGTCTCGATATGGCGGGCTGCTCGCTGACTCTGGTCGGCGTAGACGACGAAATTCTCGATCTATGGGACGCGCCGGTGAACACCCCTGCCATCCGCTGGCAGGATTGA
- the dhaL gene encoding dihydroxyacetone kinase subunit DhaL, with protein MSEALTIGALQQWLYRFASEITTQADWLTELDSAIGDADHGTNMVRGTAAVVTKLDGGATGTVQELLKAVGMTLVATVGGASGSLYGTFFIEMARNSPADVQLNGSELENALHAGVNGVIARGHATVGDKTMIDALEPAVTALSQSLADGQQLQCSIAAAAAAATTGRDSTKPLVARKGRASYLGERSAGHIDPGAASAAILLAALAASIGEGTA; from the coding sequence ATGTCTGAAGCACTTACGATCGGTGCGCTGCAGCAGTGGCTGTACCGCTTCGCGTCCGAAATCACGACACAGGCGGACTGGCTGACCGAGCTGGACTCGGCGATTGGAGATGCTGACCACGGGACCAACATGGTCCGCGGCACAGCCGCAGTGGTCACCAAGCTCGATGGCGGGGCGACAGGCACCGTACAGGAACTGCTTAAGGCCGTCGGCATGACCCTGGTGGCCACCGTCGGTGGGGCCAGCGGGTCCTTGTACGGCACCTTCTTCATTGAAATGGCCCGAAACAGCCCCGCGGACGTGCAATTGAACGGATCTGAATTGGAGAACGCACTGCATGCCGGCGTCAACGGCGTCATTGCACGGGGACATGCAACGGTTGGCGACAAGACCATGATTGACGCCCTCGAACCGGCCGTCACGGCACTGTCCCAGTCCCTGGCTGACGGCCAGCAACTGCAGTGCTCAATTGCGGCCGCCGCCGCTGCGGCGACGACCGGCCGGGACTCCACCAAACCGCTCGTCGCACGCAAAGGCCGGGCGTCCTACCTCGGTGAGCGCAGCGCCGGACACATCGATCCGGGAGCCGCGTCAGCGGCCATCCTGCTTGCAGCGCTGGCCGCCAGCATCGGGGAAGGAACCGCATGA
- a CDS encoding HPr family phosphocarrier protein, with product MIGIVLVSHSEALANAAMDLALQMVHGAQPPIRIAAGVAGGFGTDATAIASAIDDLATIEGVLVITDLGSAILSSSLALEIRSSTYEVLISDGPFVEATTAAVVSATAGSSLADVAAEASNALSAKKTQTVTGAGASVAEDTDPENPAASAEERLINPMGLHTRPAALLVQTAGEFSADIELTNTTAGRGPVSASSVIGLLSLAASKNDQLRIDANGPDASRAVNAVKQLVLQGFGELS from the coding sequence ATGATCGGCATCGTACTCGTCTCACACAGTGAAGCCCTCGCAAACGCCGCGATGGATCTCGCCCTGCAAATGGTTCACGGCGCGCAACCTCCCATCCGGATCGCCGCGGGCGTGGCCGGAGGTTTCGGCACCGACGCAACAGCAATCGCGTCCGCAATCGATGACCTCGCCACCATTGAGGGTGTGCTCGTGATCACCGACCTGGGATCAGCGATCCTTAGCTCATCCCTGGCCTTGGAGATCCGCAGCAGCACCTACGAGGTCTTGATCAGCGACGGCCCCTTCGTCGAAGCAACTACGGCTGCAGTGGTCAGCGCAACGGCAGGAAGTTCGCTGGCCGACGTTGCCGCTGAAGCGAGCAACGCCCTCAGCGCAAAGAAGACCCAGACCGTCACCGGAGCAGGCGCTTCAGTCGCGGAAGACACCGATCCGGAGAACCCCGCCGCCAGCGCAGAGGAACGTCTGATCAATCCGATGGGCCTGCACACCCGCCCGGCAGCCCTACTCGTGCAGACGGCCGGGGAGTTCAGTGCCGACATCGAACTCACAAACACCACCGCCGGGCGAGGACCGGTCAGCGCATCCAGTGTGATCGGTCTGCTCTCCCTCGCGGCGAGCAAGAACGATCAGCTCCGCATTGATGCCAACGGCCCCGACGCCAGTCGGGCCGTGAACGCCGTAAAGCAACTCGTCCTCCAAGGGTTCGGCGAGCTGTCCTAG
- a CDS encoding dihydroxyacetone kinase subunit DhaK: MPTSVRRHIVNNPHRVIDEALDGFALTYPELVTFNNEHNLISRKTLTPGKAGLVSGGGSGHEPLHAGFVGSGMLDVAVCGAVFASPTADQVHAGTKLANTGAGVVQIVKNYTGDVLNFQIAASLADDDGVPVEQVLVDDDLASDNGNDGPGRRGTAAVVTVEKVCGALAERGADVSTIAARGRDVVTRSRSLAIALDAGAHPGESAAAFELEPHEVEFGVGIHGERGTGRIAYAPADDLVEQLVTPLVNSLQVKRGQSVIAIVNGLGGAYPLELSIAARHVHNLLNGRGISVARSLTGTYVSSLNMHGLSVTLTVADDELISLWDDTVRTPALTW; this comes from the coding sequence ATGCCCACATCCGTGCGTCGACACATCGTCAACAACCCCCACCGCGTCATCGACGAAGCCCTGGACGGTTTCGCCCTGACCTATCCGGAGCTGGTGACGTTCAACAACGAACACAACCTGATCTCCCGCAAAACCCTGACACCCGGCAAGGCCGGACTTGTCTCAGGAGGAGGCTCCGGCCACGAGCCACTGCACGCCGGATTCGTCGGGAGCGGCATGCTCGACGTCGCCGTCTGCGGCGCAGTGTTTGCCAGCCCCACCGCAGACCAGGTGCATGCGGGCACCAAACTCGCCAACACCGGCGCAGGTGTCGTGCAGATCGTGAAGAACTACACCGGCGACGTCCTCAACTTCCAGATCGCCGCGTCCCTGGCCGATGACGACGGCGTTCCCGTGGAGCAGGTCCTGGTTGACGACGACCTCGCCTCCGACAACGGCAACGACGGTCCCGGACGCCGCGGCACTGCCGCAGTGGTCACCGTCGAAAAGGTATGCGGCGCTCTCGCCGAGCGGGGCGCCGACGTGTCCACGATCGCCGCCCGCGGCCGCGACGTCGTAACCCGTTCACGCAGCCTGGCGATCGCCCTGGACGCAGGTGCGCACCCCGGTGAGTCCGCTGCGGCGTTTGAGCTGGAACCGCACGAGGTCGAATTCGGGGTGGGCATCCACGGTGAACGCGGCACCGGCCGCATCGCCTATGCGCCTGCCGATGATCTGGTCGAACAGCTCGTCACCCCTTTGGTGAACAGTCTGCAGGTCAAGCGCGGCCAGTCGGTGATTGCGATCGTGAACGGCCTCGGCGGGGCCTACCCGCTCGAGCTGTCCATCGCAGCCCGCCACGTACACAACCTTCTGAACGGTCGTGGCATCAGCGTCGCGCGCTCCTTGACCGGCACGTACGTCTCTTCCCTGAACATGCACGGCCTCTCCGTGACCCTGACCGTTGCCGACGACGAACTGATCAGCCTGTGGGACGACACCGTCCGCACACCAGCCCTCACTTGGTAA